The following proteins come from a genomic window of Malus domestica chromosome 02, GDT2T_hap1:
- the LOC139187449 gene encoding uncharacterized protein: protein MKSMASSAPQRGIAAIVGVGPKLGRSIARKFVHEGYTVAILARDLGRLSKFADEIAREEKAQVFAIRIDCSESRSVREAFEGVLSLGFVEVLVYNAYQQPPNWHPTNFTDIRLDSFEKSLAVSSVGAFHCAQQVLPGMVERGRGTILFTGCSGSLKGIAGRSELCCGKFALRALSQCLSMEFQPQGIHIAHVIIDGVIGPPREGQSSSSASQRTTTLGTTRLGVDVIMDPDAVAQTYWQLHVQDRSAWTQEIDLRPSNPPKFC from the exons ATGAAGAGCATGGCAAGCTCAGCTCCTCAGCGAGGTATAGCCGCCATCGTGGGCGTCGGGCCGAAGCTGGGCCGCTCCATAGCCCGCAAGTTCGTCCACGAAGGCTATACCGTCGCTATTCTCGCCCGCGATCTCGGGAGGCTCTCGAAATTCGCAGACGAAATCGCGAGGGAAGAGAAGGCCCAGGTTTTTGCCATTAGGATAGACTGCTCCGAGTCTAGAAGCGTGAGGGAGGCATTTGAAGGGGTTTTGTCTTTGGGTTTTGTGGAGGTGCTGGTCTACAATGCGTACCAGCAGCCGCCCAATTGGCACCCCACCAACTTCACTGACATCCGCCTCGACTCGTTTGAGAAGTCCCTTGCCGTTTCTTCCGTCGGAGCCTTTCACTGCGCTCAACAG GTGCTTCCGGGAATGGTGGAAAGAGGAAGGGGAACAATTTTGTTTACGGGGTGTTCCGGTTCACTCAAGGGCATTGCTGGCCGTTCTGAACTCT GTTGCGGAAAATTCGCATTGAGAGCGttatcacaatgtttgtcaaTGGAGTTTCAACCGCAGGGGATACACATAGCTCACGTGATCATTGACGGTGTGATTGGCCCACCTCGAGAGGGCCAATCATCATCGAGTGCTTCACAGAGGACGACGACGTTAGGTACAACGCGGTTAGGGGTTGACGTGATAATGGATCCCGACGCGGTGGCTCAAACCTACTGGCAGTTGCACGTCCAAGACCGGAGTGCTTGGACCCAAGAAATCGACCTCCGTCCATCTAACCCCCCCAAATTCTGTTAG